A part of Gadus morhua chromosome 17, gadMor3.0, whole genome shotgun sequence genomic DNA contains:
- the tada2b gene encoding transcriptional adapter 2-beta — protein sequence MRCIIQQQAEQRANMADLGKKKYCVNCLADVTNLRLRCTDCPDIELCPECFSAGAEIGTHRRWHGYQQVDGGRFPLWGPEAEGGWTGREEQALLDAIEQYGFGNWEDMATHVGASRTPQEVMEHYVTMYIHGNLGKACIPDNIPNRVTDHTCPSGGPLSPSLTTPLPPLDVSLAEQQQLGYMPLRDDYEVEYDQDAEKLISGLSVNYDDEDVDIEMKRAHVDMYVRKLRERQRRKNVARDYSLVPAFLGRDKKDKERPGGGGGGGVGGGTAGSTAAAAGGGGGGGGGGGGVGGGGAVAGTAGPGSGATALGVVSSGILAATGAGGGGGGGGAGAPATPKRKITKEEKEQRARLRVLCQFMAHREFEEFFDNVHKERALRAKVRELQRYRRNGIARLDEAAEYEAARHKREKRKENVKGVSLSSKRGGGGAGLAGGGGGGAPGSGGVLGIGAGGAGIGGGGGGGGVAGIKEEGKDGEFSAIENLGGFELLSDREKVLCSSLNLSPGRYLTVKTLIIKDHLQKRQGIPAKSRLPGYLDKVLRKRILTFLTESGWISRDAS from the exons ATGCGCTGCATCATCCAACAACAAGCGGAGCAGCGAGCAAACATGGCCGACCTCGGGAAGAAGAAGTACTGCGTGAACTGCCTTGCAGACGTCACCAACCTGCGGCTCCGCTGCACCGACTGCCCCGACATCGAGCTGTGCCCTGAGTGCTTCTCGGCCGGTGCGGAGATAGGGACCCACCGGAGGTGGCACGGCTACCAGCAGGTGGACGGCGGCCGCTTCCCTCTCTGGGGTCCGGAGGCGGAGGGAGGCTGGACCGGCAGGGAGGAGCAGGCGCTGCTCGATGCCATCGAGCAGTATGGCTTTGGAAACTGG GAGGACATGGCCACGCACGTGGGTGCCTCGCGGACGCCCCAGGAGGTCATGGAGCACTACGTCACCATGTACATCCACGGCAACCTGGGCAAGGCCTGCATCCCCGACAACATCCCCAACCGCGTCACGGACCACACCTGTCCCAGCGGGGGGCCCCTTTCCCCGTCCCTCACCACCCCGCTGCCCCCGCTGGACGTGTCCCTGgccgagcagcagcagctgggctaCATGCCGCTGCGGGACGACTATGAGGTGGAGTACGACCAGGACGCCGAGAAGCTCATCAGCGGCCTGTCGGTGAACTACGACGACGAGGACGTGGACATCGAGATGAAGCGAGCCCACGTCGACATGTACGTGCGCAAGCTGCGCGAGCGCCAGCGCCGCAAGAACGTGGCCCGCGACTACAGCCTGGTGCCGGCCTTCCTCGGCCGCGACAAGAAGGACAAGGAgaggccgggggggggaggaggaggaggagtaggaggagggacGGCTGGgagcacggcggcggcggcggggggaggaggtggtggtggtggtggtggaggaggagtaggaggaggaggagcggtggCAGGGACGGCAGGACCAGGGTCGGGGGCCACTGCCCTGGGGGTCGTCTCCTCCGGGATCCTCGCGGCTACGGgagctggcggcggcggcggcggcgggggggccggcgccccggccacgcccaaGCGCAAGATCaccaaggaggagaaggagcagcggGCGCGCCTGCGGGTGCTCTGCCAATTCATGGCCCACCGGGAGTTCGAGGAGTTCTTCGACAACGTGCACAAGGAGCGCGCGCTGCGGGCCAAGGTGCGCGAGCTGCAGCGCTACCGGCGCAACGGCATCGCGCGGCTGGACGAGGCGGCCGAGTACGAGGCGGCGCGGCACAAGCGCGAGAAGCGCAAGGAGAACGTCAAGGGCGTGTCGCTGTCGTCGAagcgggggggcggaggggcggGGTTGGCCggaggcggagggggcggggcgccGGGGTCCGGAGGCGTGCTCGGGATCGGAGCCGGCGGGGCGGGcatcggaggaggaggtgggggagggggcgtggcgggGATCAAAGAGGAGGGCAAGGACGGGGAGTTTTCCGCCATCGAGAACCTGGGGGGCTTCGAGCTGCTGTCGGACCGCGAGAAGGTGCTGTGCAGCTCGCTGAACCTCAGCCCCGGGCGCTACCTCACCGTCAAGACCCTCATCATCAAGGACCACCTGCAGAAGAGGCAGGGCATCCCGGCAAAGAGCCGGCTGCCCGGCTACCTGGACAAGGTGCTCAGGAAGCGCATCCTCACCTTCCTGACGGAGAGCGGCTGGATCTCGCGGGACGCCTCCTAA
- the cfap184 gene encoding cilia- and flagella-associated protein 184 translates to MTQMEEAEGIDKNENDHKLENENSESDNENIHEAPLIDSSEELFKPPLHNEEETAIEGTSTEPDTQSGGLGAGPEHEGGPSAAQVTEEAEERRASVATVTAEAEPTEPGGDGEHDDDRNDPDISSVSLVLEDDDEAPRETDPPSREDSVGSESPGEGDRETPEQGASSNGREEEDGCEEGAYAQLYYQLCAEREEILQHSGELQTKIAENLVFWKDTGGDGQPEEGIRPLDELQQIYETYLTQLGDLKKAQAEIRELQTQELQQQVESEWRDLVALKRHTAMTAPGPQAARAGVDEVLGRERKCMDELVATKMADVQSKRKSRAQPQTESVSDMLQMVEQRKERQLLAEKCDEDLRKIRKNYASTMQVTVHIRESLQWIQAENQAKSAQLAHWEGLLAQKRELLTGAKRACSRLRSRALDLRQRCGMLGNVALLRDFEEQVDACGHLEGDEGSLRQRHSEAALKCARWKTKLGKS, encoded by the exons ATGACCCAAATGGAGGAAGCAGAGGGAATAGATAAAAATGAAAATGACCACAAGTTGGAGAACGAAAACTCTGAGTCAGATAACGAGAACATACACGAAGCACCGTTGATCGATTCATCTGAAGAGCTCTTCAAACCTCCTCTCCACAATGAGGAGGAAACGGCTATTGAAGGAACGTCAACAGAGCCAGACACACAGTCAGGGGGTCTCGGAGCCGGCCCAGAGCACGAGGGCGGGCCTTCTGCTGCTCAGGTTACAGAAGAGGCTGAAGAGCGCAGGGCCTCTGTTGCTACGGTTACAGCAGAGGCCGAACCTACAGAAccaggaggagacggggaacATGATGATGACCGAAACGACCCGGACATCAGCAGCGTGAGCTTGGTTTTGGAAGATGACGACGAGGCCCCTCGTGAGACGGACCCGCCCTCCCGTGAGGACAGTGTCGGGTCCGAGTCCCCCGGGGAGGGTGATCGGGAGACCCCCGAGCAGGGAGCCTCGAGCAACGGGCGCGAGGAGGAAGACGGCTGCGAAGAAGGGGCGTATGCGCAACTCTATTACCAGCTGTGCGCTGAGAGGGAAGAGATCCTTCAGCACAGCGGGGAACTGCAAACCAAGATCGCAGAGAACTTAGTGTTTTGGAAAGATACCGGAGGAGACGGCCAGCCAGAAGAGGGGATTCGGCCGTTGGATGAGCTCCAGCAGATCTATGAAACCTACCTGACCCAACTGGGTGACCTCAAGAAAGCGCAGGCGGAAATAAGGGAGTTACAGACCCAAGAGTTGCAGCAG CAAGTGGAATCCGAATGGCGGGATCTCGTGGCCCTCAAACGCCACACGGCCATGACGGCCCCGGGGCCACAGGCGGCGCGCGCCGGCGTCGACGAGGTCCTGGGGCGGGAGCGGAAATGCATGGACGAGCTGGTCGccaccaagatggcggacgtccAGTCCAAGAGGAAGAGCCGCGCCCAGCCGCAGACGGAGAGCGTGTCCGACATGCTGCAAATGGTagagcagaggaaggagaggcaGCTGCTGGCAGAGAAGTGTGACGAGGATCTGCGGAAGATACGGAAGAACTATGCAAGCACAATGCAg GTCACGGTTCACATCAGGGAGAGCCTCCAGTGGATCCAGGCGGAGAACCAGGCCAAGAGCGCCCAGCTGGCCCACTGGGAGGGCCTGCTGGCCCAGAAGAGGGAGCTGCTCACGGGGGCCAAGAGGGCCTGCAGCCGCCTGCGCTCCCGAGCCCTGGACCTGAGGCAGCGCTGCGGCATGCTGGGAAACGTGGCTCTGCTCAGAGActttgaggagcaggtggacgCCTGCGGACACCTGGAGGGCGACGAGGGGAGTCTCCGACAGCGCCACTCCGAGGCGGCTCTGAAGTGCGCACGCTGGAAGACGAAGCTGGGGAAGAGCTGA
- the grpel1 gene encoding grpE protein homolog 1, mitochondrial, with the protein MANLCVRAARQSYLYLASPSLSRSSPRWLCTAAQRQNGQGPEHEAEKQEQSAAEKASAEEKSQLEGQLKEVTEKYKRALADTENLRVRSQKMVEDAKLYGVQGLCKDLLEVADILEKATESVPKEEVTARNPHLKSLYDGLVMTEAQVQKVFTKHGLVKINPDGQKFDPYEHEALFHAPIDGKVPGTVAVVTKVGYKLHGRTLRPALVGVAKAS; encoded by the exons ATGGCGAACCTGTGTGTGCGAGCAGCGAGACAGAGCTACCTCTATCTGGCTTCACCTTCATTATCAAG GTCGTCCCCTCGGTGGTTATGTACGGCCGCCCAGCGCCAGAACGGCCAGGGACCGGAGCACGAGGCCGAGAAGCAGGAGCAGAGTGCCGCGGAGAAGGCCTCGGCCGAGGAGAAGAGCCAGCTTGAAGGGCAGCTCAAGGAAGTCACA GAAAAGTACAAGCGAGCACTCGCAGACACAGAGAACCTGCGGGTCAGGAGTCAGAAGATGGTGGAGGATGCAAAACTATACG gCGTCCAAGGCTTATGCAAGGACCTGCTGGAGGTGGCGGACATCTTGGAGAAGGCCACGGAGAGTGTGCCCAAGGAGGAGGTGACGGCGAGGAACCCTCACCTGAAGAGCCTGTACGACGGGCTGGTGATGACGGAGGCTCAGGTCCAGAAGGTGTTCACCAAGCACGGCCTGGTCAAGATCAACCCCGACGGGCAGAAGTTTGACCCCTACGAGCACGAGGCGCTCTTCCACGCGCCCATTGACGGCAAGGTCCCCGGCACTGTCGCCGTGGTGACCAAGGTGGGCTACAAGCTCCACGGGCGCACCCTGCGGCCGGCGCTGGTGGGCGTGGCCAAAGCCTCCTAA
- the epoa gene encoding erythropoietin isoform X2, with protein sequence MSQKIVRGLFALLLIVLEWTQPCLPSPLRPICDLRVLNHFIKEARDAETAMRSCLEGCSLSESVTVPQTRVDFEIWERKTAEVQAQEVQSGLWLLHQALSLLQSSVTNTALQSHLDNSLRNLLSTNAVLRSLNFQEYVPTDGGPAGEDTWRVSTATELLQVYVNFLRGKVHLLLSGAQACQQDVS encoded by the exons ATGTCGCAGAAAATCGTTAGAG gaCTGTTTGCCCTGCTGTTGATAGTGCTAGAGTGGACCCAACCCTGCCTGCCTTCCCCTCTGAGACCCATCTGCGACCTGAGGGTCCTCAACCACTTCATCAAGGAGGCCAGAGACGCAGAGACTGCAATG CGGTCGTGTTTGGAAGGATGCAGTCTCTCCGAGTCCGTCACTGTTCCCCAAACCAGAGTTGACTTTGAAATCTGGGAGAGGAAAACT GCAGAGGTCCAAGCACAGGAGGTGCAGTCGGGCCTGTGGCTGTTGCACCAGGCCCTGAGTCTGCTGCAGAGCTCCGTCACCAACACAGCGCTGCAGAGCCACTTAGACAACAGTCTCCGGAACCTGCTCAGCACCAACGCCGTGCTGCGCAGCCTCAACTTCCAG GAGTACGTCCCGACAGACGGTGGCCCGGCCGGGGAAGATACATGGCGGGTATCCACGGCCACAGAACTTCTTCAAGTGTACGTCAACTTCCTGCGTGGCAAGGTGCACCTCCTCCTGTCAGGTGCGCAGGCATGCCAGCAAGACGTCAGCTGA
- the epoa gene encoding erythropoietin isoform X3, which produces MEFTRLFALLLIVLEWTQPCLPSPLRPICDLRVLNHFIKEARDAETAMRSCLEGCSLSESVTVPQTRVDFEIWERKTAEVQAQEVQSGLWLLHQALSLLQSSVTNTALQSHLDNSLRNLLSTNAVLRSLNFQEYVPTDGGPAGEDTWRVSTATELLQVYVNFLRGKVHLLLSGAQACQQDVS; this is translated from the exons gaCTGTTTGCCCTGCTGTTGATAGTGCTAGAGTGGACCCAACCCTGCCTGCCTTCCCCTCTGAGACCCATCTGCGACCTGAGGGTCCTCAACCACTTCATCAAGGAGGCCAGAGACGCAGAGACTGCAATG CGGTCGTGTTTGGAAGGATGCAGTCTCTCCGAGTCCGTCACTGTTCCCCAAACCAGAGTTGACTTTGAAATCTGGGAGAGGAAAACT GCAGAGGTCCAAGCACAGGAGGTGCAGTCGGGCCTGTGGCTGTTGCACCAGGCCCTGAGTCTGCTGCAGAGCTCCGTCACCAACACAGCGCTGCAGAGCCACTTAGACAACAGTCTCCGGAACCTGCTCAGCACCAACGCCGTGCTGCGCAGCCTCAACTTCCAG GAGTACGTCCCGACAGACGGTGGCCCGGCCGGGGAAGATACATGGCGGGTATCCACGGCCACAGAACTTCTTCAAGTGTACGTCAACTTCCTGCGTGGCAAGGTGCACCTCCTCCTGTCAGGTGCGCAGGCATGCCAGCAAGACGTCAGCTGA
- the pop7 gene encoding ribonuclease P protein subunit p20, producing MNDGRAPGAAVLPQNPLTSPSGGLQSVEMDPVEYTLRKRLPRKLPKRRNDVYVNMKTDFRAQLARCQKLLEGGGHREICVHGLGLAINRAINIALQLQASSQGALQLAANTSTVELVDDLEPDDPDEAPGEPMTRTRNNSAIHIKVYYPSP from the coding sequence ATGAACGACGGACGAGCCCCAGGGGCGGCCGTGCTCCCCCAGAACCCGCTGACGTCGCCCTCCGGTGGCCTCCAGTCGGTGGAGATGGACCCGGTGGAGTACACCCTCCGCAAGCGCCTTCCCCGCAAACTCCCCAAGCGGCGCAACGACGTCTACGTGAACATGAAGACGGACTTCCGCGCACAGCTGGCGCGCTGTCAGAAGCTGCTGGAGGGCGGGGGGCACCGGGAGATCTGCGTGCACGGCCTGGGCCTGGCCATCAACCGGGCCATCAACATCGCCCTGCAGCTGCAGGCCAGCAGCCAGGGGGCGCTGCAGTTGGCCGCCAACACTTCCACTGTTGAGCTGGTGGACGACCTTGAGCCGGACGACCCCGACGAGGCCCCCGGGGAGCCCATGACGCGCACGCGCAATAACTCTGCCATTCATATTAAAGTGTATTATCCCAgcccatag
- the epoa gene encoding erythropoietin isoform X1, whose protein sequence is MCVCVCVCVIAGLFALLLIVLEWTQPCLPSPLRPICDLRVLNHFIKEARDAETAMRSCLEGCSLSESVTVPQTRVDFEIWERKTAEVQAQEVQSGLWLLHQALSLLQSSVTNTALQSHLDNSLRNLLSTNAVLRSLNFQEYVPTDGGPAGEDTWRVSTATELLQVYVNFLRGKVHLLLSGAQACQQDVS, encoded by the exons atgtgtgtgtgtgtgtgtgtgtgtgtgattgcaggaCTGTTTGCCCTGCTGTTGATAGTGCTAGAGTGGACCCAACCCTGCCTGCCTTCCCCTCTGAGACCCATCTGCGACCTGAGGGTCCTCAACCACTTCATCAAGGAGGCCAGAGACGCAGAGACTGCAATG CGGTCGTGTTTGGAAGGATGCAGTCTCTCCGAGTCCGTCACTGTTCCCCAAACCAGAGTTGACTTTGAAATCTGGGAGAGGAAAACT GCAGAGGTCCAAGCACAGGAGGTGCAGTCGGGCCTGTGGCTGTTGCACCAGGCCCTGAGTCTGCTGCAGAGCTCCGTCACCAACACAGCGCTGCAGAGCCACTTAGACAACAGTCTCCGGAACCTGCTCAGCACCAACGCCGTGCTGCGCAGCCTCAACTTCCAG GAGTACGTCCCGACAGACGGTGGCCCGGCCGGGGAAGATACATGGCGGGTATCCACGGCCACAGAACTTCTTCAAGTGTACGTCAACTTCCTGCGTGGCAAGGTGCACCTCCTCCTGTCAGGTGCGCAGGCATGCCAGCAAGACGTCAGCTGA